Part of the Bacillus sp. BGMRC 2118 genome, AATTGAAAGACTGAAGGAAGAAGGTCTGTATGCAATTGGTTTTATATCTGATCAGTCTGATTTAGGTGAAGCTACAGTATTAACAAGTACAATTCAACATGTAGATGTCCTCTATGGGAAAGTAGCCAGGGACTTCAATGAGGGAAAATTAGAGTCAGGAAATTTATATTTTGATTTTGATAACGAAGTCATCAAAATGGGGAAATTCAGCTCAGAAGTAAACCCACAACTACAATCAAAAGTAAATGATTCGATTGAAACATTTATTAATACAGGAAATTTACCAAATCAAGTTGAATAGGAGGATGAAAAATGGAGCCAAAACAAATGCAATTCATGCAAATTGCTATGAAATATTTACCTGAAGCAAAAGCTTTATTAGATGAAACAGGAATTGAACTGGATATGACCAAACTACAACCAGTAATGGAGTTATTAACGAAGGTTATGTCAGATGCATACGACCTAGGTAAGCAAGAAGCCCGTCAAGAGGAACAGGTATAATATGTAACGAATGTAGACTGTACACGAACTCAGAAAAAGTGAGTTTTTGTACAGTCTTTTAATATTTCTAAAAAAAAAGCTGGCACTAAACTTAAGTACCAACTTTGAAATGAATAAGGGTTGAATATTAAATTTGGCTGTTTGGTCTCGAATGTATCATTTCGTCAGTCTTTCGTAAACGAGTGAAGATGTCCCCATTTGATAAATATCACTATTAATAACCAGTGAAATCTTTTATTTTTGTTTCTTAAACAAGTCTAGTAATGGAGAAAATTGTTTTACCATTGGTTTAAATTTGTTAATGGAACTCATGATAGAGTCGACATTTTGCAGCATACTGCCAAAATCAATATTATTTTCAGAAGTGTTTGTGTTCCTAGTGACCGGGCGTGTATTTCTAAATTCACTAGTACGATTACCGAACATTAGACGATCAAAAGGATGCTCTCTTTTGGATTGTTCATTTTCTTGATTTTCCATGATTTGCACCTCCTATATTAGTAGTGACATAATGGTATTGTTTGGAAGTACATACCAGTTCTATCATACAATATGTAAGAATGTTCATATTTGTTTGGGACAATTGTCATAAGTTAAGAAAAAATATTACAGTTGTCAAAAGGATTCTTTTACTATAAAATTAGTACCAAGTCATAATAATTGATAACAAATATAGAAT contains:
- a CDS encoding competence protein ComG — its product is MEPKQMQFMQIAMKYLPEAKALLDETGIELDMTKLQPVMELLTKVMSDAYDLGKQEARQEEQV